In the Victivallis sp. Marseille-Q1083 genome, one interval contains:
- a CDS encoding helix-turn-helix transcriptional regulator, whose translation MTQLTEMIRKRQITQAKLATELKISRPAVSMLAKKGIRSIRTARKYARVLQCDPLFLLD comes from the coding sequence ATGACTCAATTGACAGAAATGATCCGGAAACGGCAGATCACTCAGGCGAAACTGGCGACCGAACTGAAAATCAGCCGGCCGGCGGTTTCAATGCTGGCCAAAAAAGGAATCAGAAGCATCAGAACCGCCAGAAAATATGCCCGGGTGCTACAGTGCGATCCGCTCTTTTTGTTGGACTAA
- a CDS encoding helix-turn-helix transcriptional regulator, with the protein MNDHVNGWGLIENWLKARHCRQIDLARVLAITPSAVTQIKKGEIVLHSEQIETIFDYLGVGDEERCKFYTQIFNVRMSSGATDQGKRKRFIVNVQEQVPRPLVESLWRAVPLLDQTELQCYRPGQERLADYASRCAERHLLFAPNVRGDVAFQVNADRQLLDVSGKAVLLLDSSREPQSGEIIVGCQVGGSIIIKRYWQAADTVELTPIWGPGHRRHQEAVGQKPELAWFHPVCEMRLMVLNA; encoded by the coding sequence ATGAATGACCATGTGAACGGCTGGGGACTGATTGAAAATTGGCTGAAGGCACGGCATTGCCGGCAAATCGACCTGGCGCGGGTGCTGGCGATTACACCGTCGGCGGTGACGCAGATCAAAAAAGGAGAAATCGTCCTGCACTCTGAGCAGATTGAGACCATTTTCGATTATCTGGGAGTCGGCGACGAGGAGCGCTGTAAATTTTATACGCAGATTTTCAATGTCCGGATGAGCAGCGGCGCCACCGACCAGGGGAAGCGCAAGCGGTTTATCGTCAACGTGCAGGAGCAGGTTCCGCGCCCGCTGGTGGAATCGCTGTGGCGGGCGGTGCCGCTGCTGGACCAGACGGAGTTGCAGTGTTACCGGCCCGGCCAGGAGCGGCTTGCCGACTATGCCAGCCGTTGTGCGGAGCGCCATTTGTTGTTCGCGCCGAACGTTCGCGGCGATGTCGCCTTTCAAGTCAATGCCGACCGGCAATTGCTCGACGTGTCCGGCAAAGCGGTGTTGCTGCTGGACAGTTCCCGTGAGCCGCAGTCCGGCGAGATTATCGTCGGCTGCCAGGTGGGCGGTTCGATTATCATCAAGCGTTACTGGCAGGCGGCCGATACGGTGGAATTGACGCCGATCTGGGGGCCGGGGCACCGGCGGCACCAGGAGGCGGTCGGACAGAAACCGGAACTGGCCTGGTTCCATCCGGTCTGCGAAATGCGGCTGATGGTGCTGAACGCCTGA
- a CDS encoding proline--tRNA ligase: MRMSQMVGRRIKEDPKDAKTVSHKFLIRGGYIRPVSAGIYSLLPLGQRIVAKIEAIIREEMNRIDGQEILMPVVLPAELWMESGRFQSVGQELLRFKDRNGKDMLLGMTHEEAVVQLARTELSSYKQLPVMLYQIQTKYRDEARPRAGMIRVREFTMKDAYSFHTDQASLDAYYRRAHEAYERIFQRLGMKNVLSIKANSGMMGGNVSHEFMAVCECGEDTIVCSPDYSYRANCEVAVADWQFEKGEPLPLEKVHTPGAHTIEEVAEFLNVPRSQTGKAVFYQDVGSGELIFALIRGDFEVNESKLANTALVPELKFAEDEAIRAVGCVPGFASPLAIDGTKVKIIVDRSAAESGNLVVGANEEDFHYKNFNCERDLAGVQYVVADIATVRAGDPCVGSGEPLQLTRGIEVGNIFQLGTKYSLPMGCNYLDQNGKSHPMVMGCYGIGVGRAMAAVLEQSNDEYGPIWPLSIAPYQVQLCALTPAKDNVGAAADRLYEALTAAGIEVLYDDRGEKAGSMFSDADLIGIPFRVILSPKTLADGEVEWKRRGEKESVRMKLEVVAACLKEQIAAEAKRFS, translated from the coding sequence ATGCGCATGAGTCAAATGGTCGGTCGGCGGATCAAAGAAGATCCCAAAGACGCGAAGACGGTCAGTCACAAATTCCTGATTCGCGGCGGTTACATCCGGCCGGTGTCGGCCGGAATTTATTCTCTGCTGCCGCTGGGACAGCGTATCGTCGCCAAGATCGAAGCGATCATCCGCGAGGAGATGAACCGGATCGACGGGCAGGAGATTCTGATGCCGGTGGTGTTGCCGGCCGAGCTGTGGATGGAGTCCGGCCGTTTCCAATCGGTCGGGCAGGAGCTGCTGCGTTTCAAGGACCGCAACGGCAAAGACATGCTGCTGGGGATGACGCACGAGGAGGCGGTGGTTCAACTGGCGCGGACCGAATTGTCCAGCTATAAGCAGTTGCCGGTCATGCTGTATCAGATTCAGACCAAATATCGCGACGAGGCCAGGCCGCGGGCCGGCATGATTCGAGTCCGGGAGTTCACGATGAAGGACGCCTACTCCTTTCATACCGATCAGGCTTCGCTGGATGCCTATTACCGGCGGGCCCATGAGGCGTATGAGCGGATTTTTCAGCGGCTGGGCATGAAAAATGTGCTGTCGATCAAGGCCAACAGCGGCATGATGGGCGGCAATGTCTCGCATGAGTTCATGGCGGTTTGCGAATGCGGCGAGGATACCATCGTCTGTTCTCCGGATTACAGCTACCGGGCCAATTGCGAGGTGGCCGTCGCCGATTGGCAGTTCGAAAAGGGCGAACCGCTGCCGCTGGAAAAAGTTCATACGCCGGGCGCGCATACCATCGAAGAGGTGGCGGAGTTTCTGAATGTGCCGCGTTCGCAGACCGGCAAAGCGGTCTTCTATCAGGATGTCGGCAGCGGCGAATTGATTTTTGCGCTGATCCGGGGCGATTTCGAAGTCAACGAGAGCAAACTGGCCAATACGGCATTGGTGCCGGAGTTGAAATTTGCCGAGGACGAAGCGATCCGGGCGGTCGGCTGCGTGCCGGGATTCGCCTCGCCGCTGGCGATCGATGGAACGAAAGTGAAGATCATCGTCGACCGTTCCGCCGCGGAATCCGGCAATCTGGTGGTCGGCGCCAATGAGGAAGATTTCCATTATAAAAATTTCAACTGCGAGCGTGATCTGGCCGGGGTGCAATATGTCGTCGCCGATATCGCCACCGTCCGGGCCGGGGATCCGTGCGTCGGCAGCGGCGAACCGCTGCAGCTGACCCGCGGTATCGAGGTGGGCAACATCTTCCAGCTCGGGACGAAATATTCGTTGCCGATGGGCTGCAATTATCTGGATCAGAACGGCAAGTCGCATCCGATGGTGATGGGGTGTTACGGCATCGGCGTCGGCCGGGCGATGGCGGCGGTGCTGGAGCAGTCCAACGACGAATACGGGCCGATCTGGCCGCTGTCGATTGCGCCGTATCAGGTGCAGTTGTGCGCTTTGACTCCGGCGAAGGACAATGTCGGCGCCGCGGCGGACCGTCTCTATGAAGCGTTGACGGCGGCCGGCATCGAAGTGCTCTACGACGACCGCGGCGAAAAGGCCGGTTCGATGTTCAGCGACGCCGATTTGATCGGCATTCCGTTCCGCGTCATCCTGTCGCCGAAAACGCTGGCCGACGGGGAAGTGGAATGGAAGCGGCGCGGCGAAAAAGAGAGCGTCCGGATGAAACTTGAAGTGGTGGCGGCTTGTCTGAAAGAACAAATCGCGGCGGAGGCGAAACGGTTTTCCTGA
- the nifU gene encoding Fe-S cluster assembly protein NifU encodes MWDYNKKVMDHFLNPRNAGEVENPDGVGEVGNVSCGDALKLTFKLDENGRIVDAKFKTFGCASAIASSSALTELIKGMTLEEAAKVTNKDIVAVLGELPEEKLHCSVMGMEALQAAIADYRGEKNPMETEGDHEGRIVCRCFGVTDVKIRKVAKENNLHKAEEVTHYCKAGGACGACLDDIQTLLDELWKNAPAARPPADAFQSLTLVQKIFRIQDVLDKEVKPLLEKDGGSVDLVDLTGNVVTVRLQGRCSSCPASNVTLKHTVEDKLREFVSPELVVENA; translated from the coding sequence ATGTGGGATTATAATAAAAAAGTGATGGATCATTTTTTGAATCCGCGCAATGCCGGCGAGGTGGAAAATCCGGACGGGGTCGGCGAGGTCGGCAACGTCAGTTGCGGCGACGCGTTGAAATTGACGTTCAAGCTGGATGAGAACGGCCGGATTGTCGATGCCAAATTCAAGACTTTCGGCTGCGCCAGCGCCATCGCTTCTTCGTCGGCCCTGACCGAATTGATCAAGGGCATGACGCTGGAAGAGGCGGCGAAGGTGACCAACAAGGACATCGTGGCGGTGCTCGGTGAACTGCCGGAGGAGAAGCTGCATTGTTCGGTGATGGGCATGGAAGCCTTGCAGGCGGCCATCGCCGATTATCGCGGCGAAAAGAATCCGATGGAGACGGAGGGCGATCACGAAGGACGGATCGTCTGCCGCTGTTTCGGCGTTACCGACGTGAAAATCCGCAAGGTGGCGAAGGAGAATAATCTGCACAAGGCGGAAGAGGTGACGCATTACTGCAAGGCGGGCGGCGCCTGCGGCGCCTGTCTGGATGACATCCAGACGCTGCTCGACGAGCTGTGGAAGAATGCGCCGGCTGCCCGGCCGCCGGCCGATGCGTTTCAGAGTCTGACGCTGGTGCAGAAGATTTTCCGCATCCAGGACGTGCTGGACAAAGAGGTCAAGCCGCTGCTGGAAAAGGACGGCGGCAGTGTGGATCTGGTCGATTTGACCGGCAACGTCGTGACCGTCCGGCTGCAGGGGCGGTGCTCTTCCTGCCCGGCGTCGAATGTGACGTTGAAGCATACCGTTGAAGATAAATTGCGCGAATTCGTTTCGCCGGAGTTGGTGGTCGAAAACGCCTGA
- the nifS gene encoding cysteine desulfurase NifS, with protein sequence MSNSSKVIYLDNNATTAVDPAVFEAMRPFLCERYGNPSSIYSFGGEIAFDIETARRQVAELLGATHRNAENQATEIIFTSCGTESDNAAIWSALLTSPDRHKVVMSKVEHPAVLNLGKELERRGYTVVTVPVDDRGRLDMAFLRQAVDRDTAVVSVMWANNEIGNVYPVAEIGEIAHRHGALFHTDAVQAVGKVPINLAGLPIDMLSMSGHKVHAPKGIGVLYVRRGVRFRPFIVGGHQEKGRRGGTENVAEIVALGKACELARLNFDAEVEQVKLLRDRLERGIAEAVPSIRINGDLESRLPNTASISFEYIEGEAILLLLNQLGICASSGSACTTGSLEPSHVLRAMGVPYTAAHGTIRFSFSRFNTVEEVDFTVQAVPPVIRRLRELSPYWKDGSNGRR encoded by the coding sequence ATGAGCAATTCCTCCAAAGTGATTTATTTGGACAACAACGCGACGACCGCCGTCGATCCGGCGGTCTTTGAAGCGATGCGTCCGTTCCTGTGTGAACGTTACGGCAATCCGTCGAGCATTTACTCGTTCGGCGGCGAGATTGCCTTCGACATCGAAACGGCGCGCCGCCAGGTGGCCGAGCTGCTCGGGGCAACCCACCGCAATGCGGAAAACCAGGCGACGGAAATTATTTTCACCAGTTGCGGCACCGAGAGCGACAATGCGGCGATCTGGAGCGCGTTGCTGACCAGCCCGGACCGTCATAAGGTGGTGATGTCCAAAGTGGAGCATCCGGCGGTGCTCAATCTCGGCAAGGAGCTGGAGCGGCGCGGTTATACGGTGGTGACGGTGCCGGTCGATGATCGCGGCCGGCTGGACATGGCGTTTCTGCGCCAGGCGGTCGACCGGGATACGGCGGTGGTGTCGGTGATGTGGGCCAACAACGAAATCGGCAACGTCTATCCGGTGGCCGAGATCGGTGAAATTGCCCACCGGCACGGTGCATTGTTCCATACCGATGCGGTTCAGGCGGTCGGCAAAGTGCCGATCAATCTGGCCGGGCTGCCGATCGATATGCTGAGCATGTCCGGCCATAAGGTTCATGCCCCGAAGGGAATCGGCGTATTGTACGTCCGCCGCGGCGTCCGTTTTCGTCCGTTCATCGTCGGCGGCCACCAGGAAAAAGGCCGCCGCGGCGGAACCGAGAACGTCGCGGAAATCGTCGCGCTGGGCAAAGCCTGCGAACTGGCGCGCTTGAATTTCGACGCGGAAGTCGAACAGGTGAAATTGCTGCGCGACCGGTTGGAGCGGGGCATTGCCGAAGCGGTGCCGTCCATCCGGATCAACGGCGACTTGGAATCCCGGCTGCCGAATACGGCGTCGATCAGTTTCGAGTATATCGAGGGGGAGGCGATTCTGCTGCTGCTCAATCAATTGGGCATCTGCGCCTCGTCCGGCAGCGCTTGCACGACCGGCAGTCTGGAGCCTTCTCACGTGCTGCGGGCGATGGGGGTGCCGTATACGGCGGCGCATGGCACCATTCGTTTCAGTTTTTCGCGGTTCAACACCGTCGAGGAAGTCGATTTCACCGTGCAGGCGGTCCCGCCGGTGATCCGCCGGCTGCGGGAGCTTTCGCCCTATTGGAAGGACGGTTCGAATGGCCGGCGCTGA
- a CDS encoding DUF493 family protein, which yields MAGADSPELQFPAPWRYRVVVEAGNPASPALLRAVLDRYGIAAPLQEARCSGGGKYRSYHIDVLFESRAMMEALSRDLQAVDGVRFLL from the coding sequence ATGGCCGGCGCTGATTCACCGGAATTGCAGTTTCCGGCGCCGTGGCGTTACCGGGTGGTGGTGGAGGCCGGCAACCCGGCGTCCCCGGCGCTGCTTCGGGCGGTGCTCGACCGCTATGGGATTGCGGCGCCGCTGCAGGAGGCCCGCTGTTCCGGCGGCGGCAAATACCGCAGCTACCACATCGATGTATTGTTCGAATCCAGAGCGATGATGGAGGCGCTCAGCCGGGATTTGCAGGCGGTCGATGGAGTCAGGTTTCTGCTCTGA
- a CDS encoding MarR family winged helix-turn-helix transcriptional regulator → MKDMPNLEVIFLMHRALEHLRRRTVAEYWRTNQQDDLIAQLNQRQIGYLFTIHQHEPCTLLEVMHHSGLSKSAASTAVAKLVRLKMVTRVRNAADRREVMIRLQPELRGHIEAIDRQFRCNVAACLAGASAGELAGILAGAELLYQRVLENIHE, encoded by the coding sequence ATGAAAGACATGCCGAATCTGGAAGTTATTTTTCTGATGCATCGGGCTCTGGAGCATTTGCGCCGCCGGACGGTTGCCGAATATTGGCGTACCAACCAGCAGGATGACCTTATTGCCCAGTTGAACCAGCGGCAGATCGGTTATCTCTTCACGATTCATCAGCATGAACCGTGTACTTTGCTGGAAGTGATGCACCACAGCGGCTTATCGAAATCGGCCGCTTCGACGGCGGTGGCGAAACTGGTCCGCTTGAAGATGGTCACGCGGGTTCGCAATGCGGCCGACCGCCGGGAAGTGATGATTCGGCTGCAGCCGGAATTGCGCGGCCATATTGAAGCGATCGACCGGCAATTCCGGTGCAATGTGGCGGCCTGCTTGGCCGGCGCGTCAGCCGGGGAGCTGGCCGGGATCCTGGCCGGCGCGGAATTGCTGTATCAACGGGTATTGGAGAATATTCATGAGTGA
- a CDS encoding MATE family efflux transporter: MSEAGRRNSYTTGSIGGTMIRTAFSMLPATLAMSGYNIADTFFVARLGTTPLAAMGFSFPVIMLVNCVYHGLGVGVMTTVAQALGGGRTAKAARIITAGLLLIAVVSVLVGMTGIACLDWTFAQFGATGEVLKPIRAYMMIWYLFGLTGSLGMAGNDLLIAAGDSKIASTVMCGGMIVNVALDPLLIFGWGGIPGLGIQGAAIATVASQMVTAVIAIGWLYERHRLLTWAAFQWRLFKHITRLVTRFAVPATIGMLMMPIGNGVVTKIIAGFGDAAVAATAAAGRIEAVAFVFPMSLGITLLPMVGQNYGAYFYRRINQCRRFSMRFALYFELVMAVIYFLAAPRLAGFFSDDPEVVKIMVWYLRIIPVGFGLIEIHRYSGFFFTGCGKPGVSAWLNALRILGLMVPFSLLALYFKSLIGVFAARLAADVIAGSVGWAAAHYLTSRLPADGVPPKAAPKRVPGPESVPEELAEAMDKVGL, from the coding sequence ATGAGTGAAGCGGGCCGGCGCAACAGTTATACGACCGGTTCGATCGGCGGCACGATGATCCGGACCGCCTTTTCCATGTTGCCGGCGACGCTGGCGATGTCCGGATACAACATTGCCGATACCTTTTTCGTCGCCAGGCTCGGCACGACGCCGCTGGCGGCGATGGGATTTTCCTTTCCAGTCATCATGCTGGTCAACTGCGTGTATCACGGTCTCGGCGTCGGGGTGATGACGACGGTGGCTCAGGCGCTGGGCGGCGGCCGGACGGCGAAAGCGGCCAGGATTATCACCGCCGGGCTGCTGCTGATTGCGGTTGTCTCGGTTCTGGTCGGCATGACGGGAATTGCCTGCCTGGACTGGACGTTTGCCCAGTTCGGCGCAACCGGAGAGGTGTTGAAACCGATCCGGGCGTACATGATGATCTGGTACCTGTTCGGGTTGACCGGCTCTCTGGGGATGGCCGGCAACGATTTGCTGATCGCCGCCGGCGATTCCAAAATTGCCAGCACAGTGATGTGCGGCGGCATGATCGTCAACGTGGCGCTGGACCCTTTGCTGATTTTCGGCTGGGGAGGGATTCCCGGATTGGGCATTCAGGGTGCGGCGATTGCGACGGTGGCTTCACAGATGGTGACGGCGGTCATTGCGATCGGTTGGTTGTATGAACGGCATCGGCTGCTGACCTGGGCGGCGTTTCAATGGCGGTTGTTCAAGCATATCACCAGGTTGGTAACCCGTTTCGCGGTTCCGGCGACGATCGGCATGCTGATGATGCCGATCGGCAACGGAGTGGTGACGAAAATCATCGCCGGCTTCGGCGATGCCGCCGTGGCGGCGACGGCGGCGGCCGGCCGGATTGAAGCGGTGGCGTTCGTTTTTCCGATGTCGCTGGGGATTACGCTGCTGCCGATGGTCGGCCAGAATTACGGAGCTTATTTTTACCGGCGCATCAATCAGTGCCGGCGTTTTTCGATGCGTTTTGCGTTGTATTTCGAATTGGTGATGGCCGTTATTTATTTTCTGGCGGCGCCGCGGCTGGCCGGCTTTTTCTCCGACGATCCGGAAGTGGTGAAAATCATGGTCTGGTATTTGCGGATCATTCCGGTCGGCTTCGGCCTGATCGAAATTCATCGCTACAGCGGTTTTTTCTTCACCGGCTGCGGCAAACCGGGCGTCTCCGCCTGGTTGAACGCTTTGCGGATTCTCGGCCTGATGGTGCCGTTTTCGCTGCTCGCGCTGTACTTCAAATCGTTGATCGGGGTGTTTGCCGCCCGGCTGGCGGCCGATGTGATCGCCGGTTCGGTCGGCTGGGCGGCGGCGCACTATCTGACCAGCCGGCTGCCGGCCGACGGGGTGCCGCCGAAAGCGGCGCCGAAGCGGGTGCCCGGGCCGGAAAGCGTGCCGGAAGAGTTGGCGGAGGCGATGGACAAAGTCGGCTTGTAA
- the leuS gene encoding leucine--tRNA ligase, translating into MAGEYDFSAIEKKWQNYWLTHKTFKTEDFVDKPKYYVLDMFPYPSGAGLHVGHPEGYTATDIICRYKRMKGFNVLHPMGWDAFGLPAEQYAVETGTHPAVTTEKNIDKFREQIRALGFSYDWDREINTTDPEYFKWTQWIFLQLFRKNLAYIDEVAVNWCPALGTVLANEEVIDGRSERGNHPVFRRPMKQWMLKITEYAERLLNDLDDLDWPEGIKEMQRNWIGKSTGAEVEFGVVDHDDIITVYTTRPDTLFGATYMVLAPEHPLVDRITAPAQRSAVKVYQEQAALKSDLDRTELATEKTGAFTGAYAINPVNGAALPIWIADYVLSSYGTGAIMAVPAHDTRDFEFARTFDLPVKCIIEPDPAAAAAENVDVAAVLAGKACWTGNGKLINSANAEGLTLNGLEVADSKALATAWLEERHIGRGAVKYKLRDWLFSRQRYWGEPFPVIHFEDGSIKLLDEDELPLEPPAMEDFKPSGTGEPPLAKATDWVEYIEPGTGRRGRRETNTMPQWAGSCWYYLRYIDPKNSEAAWDPAKEKYWMPVDLYVGGAEHAVLHLLYARFWHKVLYDLGYVSTREPFQKLINQGMILGVSYKDQRGALVPSDQVELTPDGPVRKSDGEKLVEFPAKMSKSLRNVVNPDDVIREYGADSMRLYEMFMGPLEAVKPWNTKGVEGVYRFLKRSWRLIAATPVVDRACTAGELRVLHGTIKKVTEDLDTFGFNTAISQLMIFVNEFGNKPELPREAAEAFVKLLSVFAPHIGEELWEKLGHDWTVAYEPWPIFEEKYLVVSEVEILVQVLGRPKARMMAPADADEATLREMALKQAEIRSLLDGKTVRKVICVPGRLVNIVI; encoded by the coding sequence ATGGCCGGAGAGTACGATTTTAGTGCGATTGAAAAGAAATGGCAGAATTACTGGTTGACGCATAAGACGTTCAAAACCGAGGATTTTGTCGATAAGCCGAAATATTATGTGCTGGATATGTTTCCGTATCCAAGCGGAGCCGGGCTGCATGTCGGCCATCCCGAGGGATATACCGCGACGGATATCATCTGCCGGTACAAGCGGATGAAGGGGTTCAACGTGCTCCATCCGATGGGATGGGACGCGTTCGGGCTGCCGGCCGAGCAGTATGCGGTGGAGACCGGCACCCATCCGGCGGTGACGACGGAGAAGAACATCGACAAATTCCGGGAACAGATCCGGGCGTTGGGTTTCAGCTACGACTGGGACCGGGAGATCAATACCACCGATCCGGAATATTTCAAATGGACGCAATGGATCTTCCTGCAGTTATTCAGGAAGAACCTTGCCTATATCGACGAAGTGGCGGTCAACTGGTGTCCGGCGCTGGGAACGGTGCTGGCCAACGAGGAAGTGATCGATGGACGCAGCGAACGCGGCAATCATCCGGTCTTCCGCCGGCCGATGAAGCAATGGATGTTGAAGATCACCGAATACGCCGAACGGTTGCTGAACGACCTGGATGACCTGGATTGGCCGGAGGGCATCAAAGAGATGCAGCGCAACTGGATCGGCAAATCCACCGGTGCGGAGGTGGAATTCGGTGTCGTCGACCATGATGACATCATCACGGTTTATACGACGCGGCCGGATACCCTGTTCGGAGCGACCTACATGGTGCTGGCGCCGGAACATCCGCTGGTGGACCGGATTACCGCCCCGGCACAGCGGTCGGCGGTCAAGGTTTACCAGGAGCAGGCCGCCTTGAAGAGCGATCTGGACCGCACCGAGCTGGCGACTGAGAAAACCGGCGCCTTTACCGGCGCCTATGCGATCAATCCGGTCAACGGCGCGGCTTTGCCGATCTGGATTGCCGATTACGTGCTGAGCAGTTACGGGACCGGGGCGATCATGGCGGTGCCGGCGCACGATACTCGCGATTTCGAGTTTGCCCGGACTTTTGATTTGCCGGTCAAATGTATCATTGAACCGGATCCGGCGGCCGCTGCGGCGGAAAATGTCGATGTGGCGGCGGTATTGGCTGGCAAAGCCTGTTGGACCGGCAACGGGAAATTGATCAATTCGGCCAATGCGGAAGGATTGACACTCAACGGCCTGGAGGTGGCCGACTCCAAAGCGTTGGCGACCGCCTGGCTGGAAGAACGGCATATCGGCAGGGGGGCGGTCAAGTATAAATTGCGCGACTGGCTGTTCAGCCGGCAGCGTTATTGGGGGGAACCGTTTCCGGTGATTCATTTCGAGGACGGGTCGATCAAGCTGCTCGACGAGGATGAATTGCCGTTGGAGCCGCCGGCGATGGAGGATTTCAAACCGTCCGGGACCGGGGAGCCGCCGCTGGCCAAAGCGACCGACTGGGTGGAATATATCGAACCGGGCACCGGCCGGCGCGGCCGGCGGGAAACCAATACGATGCCGCAATGGGCCGGCTCCTGCTGGTATTATTTGCGCTATATCGATCCGAAGAACAGCGAAGCAGCCTGGGATCCGGCCAAGGAAAAATACTGGATGCCGGTGGATTTGTACGTCGGCGGCGCCGAGCACGCGGTGTTGCATTTGCTGTATGCGCGTTTCTGGCACAAGGTGCTGTACGATTTGGGTTACGTCTCGACCAGGGAACCATTCCAGAAGCTGATCAACCAGGGAATGATTTTAGGCGTTTCCTACAAGGATCAGCGCGGCGCGCTGGTGCCGTCCGATCAGGTGGAATTGACGCCGGACGGGCCGGTCCGCAAGAGTGACGGGGAGAAACTGGTGGAATTTCCGGCCAAGATGTCCAAGTCGCTGCGCAACGTCGTCAATCCGGACGACGTGATCCGCGAATACGGCGCTGACAGCATGCGGCTGTATGAGATGTTCATGGGGCCGTTGGAAGCGGTGAAGCCGTGGAATACCAAAGGGGTGGAAGGGGTCTATCGTTTCCTGAAGCGTTCATGGCGGCTGATTGCGGCAACGCCGGTCGTCGACCGGGCCTGTACGGCCGGGGAGCTGCGCGTCCTGCACGGCACGATCAAAAAGGTGACCGAGGATCTCGACACCTTTGGTTTCAATACGGCGATCAGCCAGTTGATGATTTTCGTCAATGAGTTCGGCAACAAACCGGAATTGCCGCGCGAGGCCGCGGAGGCGTTTGTAAAATTGCTGTCCGTCTTTGCGCCGCATATCGGCGAAGAGCTCTGGGAAAAATTGGGCCATGACTGGACTGTCGCTTACGAACCGTGGCCGATATTTGAAGAAAAATATCTGGTGGTGAGCGAAGTGGAAATTCTGGTGCAGGTGTTGGGCCGGCCGAAGGCGCGGATGATGGCGCCGGCCGATGCCGATGAGGCGACATTGCGGGAGATGGCGTTGAAGCAGGCGGAAATCCGTTCACTGCTGGATGGCAAGACGGTTCGCAAAGTGATTTGTGTGCCGGGCCGCCTGGTCAACATCGTCATATGA